A genomic segment from Aegilops tauschii subsp. strangulata cultivar AL8/78 chromosome 1, Aet v6.0, whole genome shotgun sequence encodes:
- the LOC109774222 gene encoding ferritin-like catalase Nec2 encodes MARAHGAFLLQLLAAGLQVVALAATVTVTQTDDPRCRPSLPRRGAIAVYPSDMEQLQFLLNPKFVEAEWFLHAALGRGIDYLDRNLSAGGPAPVGARKANLDFRTTEIAAELGYQEVGHIRAITQANGGFPRPPIDLSADRFAAIMDDAMGARLDPPFDAYNGTVNFLLASYILPHVTAAAAVGISPNLMGYASKRLHASVLAVEAGQDAVIRMLLYQRADETVAPYKGRTVAEFTRRISDWRNDLSGCGAKDEGVKVLDRHQGAERRTISNILGAGVDSLGYQRTPAEALRILYGSRNEQVPGGFLPQGANGTIARGFVQLA; translated from the coding sequence ATGGCTCGCGCGCACGGCGCCTTCCTGCTACAGCTGCTGGCCGCGGGCCTGCAGGTCGTCGCGCTCGCGGCGACCGTCACAGTCACACAGACGGACGACCCGCGGTGCCGGCCGAGCCTGCCGCGGCGGGGCGCCATCGCGGTGTACCCGAGCGACATGGAGCAGCTGCAGTTCCTGCTCAACCCCAAGTTCGTGGAGGCGGAGTGGTTCCTCCACGCCGCGCTGGGGCGGGGCATCGACTACCTCGACCGCAACCTCTCGGCGGGCGGCCCGGCGCCCGTCGGCGCGCGCAAGGCCAACCTCGACTTTCGCACCACCGAGATCGCCGCCGAGCTCGGGTACCAGGAGGTGGGCCACATCAGGGCCATCACGCAGGCCAACGGCGGGTTCCCGCGCCCGCCCATCGACCTCAGCGCCGACCGCTTCGCCGCCATCATGGACGACGCCATGGGCGCGCGCCTCGACCCGCCCTTCGACGCCTACAACGGCACCGTCAACTTCCTCCTCGCCTCCTACATCCTGCCTCacgtcaccgccgccgccgccgtcggcaTCAGCCCCAACCTCATGGGCTACGCCTCCAAGCGCCTCCACGCCAGCGTCCTGGCGGTGGAGGCCGGGCAGGACGCGGTGATCAGGATGCTGCTGTACCAGCGCGCCGACGAGACGGTGGCGCCCTACAAGGGCCGCACGGTGGCCGAGTTCACGCGCCGGATCTCCGACTGGCGCAACGACCTGTCCGGCTGCGGCGCCAAGGACGAGGGAGTCAAGGTGCTGGACCGGCACCAGGGCGCCGAGCGGCGCACCATCAGCAACATCCTCGGCGCCGGCGTGGACTCGCTTGGGTACCAGCGCACCCCGGCGGAGGCGCTGCGCATCCTCTACGGCTCTCGCAACGAGCAGGTCCCCGGCGGGTTCCTGCCCCAGGGCGCCAACGGCACCATCGCCAGAGGATTTGTCCAGCTCGCATAG